The genomic window AAAGCTACAGGGAGTTTTTTGGTCAATCACCTAAGCTCATTGCCTTGCGGGGAAAGTCAGATTGGAATGAGAAGTTTTTCGAGGCAGAAAACACTCTGTGTTAGAGATAACAAAGAATGTGAGGTACTATTGATTTCAGGTGAGACCAACATCAGTTTATCTAAGAAATTGGCCGAAGTTCAAATCGATTCAATAGATTTTTCTGGTCTTTGTCCGGTAGGGCAGAAAGGAATTAAATTATATGTCGATGTAAAAAATGGATTGTTACTGGCAAATGAAAAATTCACATTGCAGTTGTTTGAAGATATTGATGGAAATAGAAAATTAAACCAAAATGATCGTTTTGTTCAATTGCTTACTCCTGCTGTCCAGTCATTCCCGCAAGATGGAAAATATGAATTTGTGATCTGTGTCCCGGAAAGTAATTTAACAAAGTGCAACTATATCATCAGTACGAGACAAAATTGCATTTGCAATTCAGATACATTGGCAATTTCCTTAGGTGGGCAGGAAGTATTTGAAAAAGATACTATTTGTGAAGGAGCTACTTTGACACTCGGAGTTTCTCCTTCTGCCTCTACGAGTTATCAATGGAGTGGACCCGGAATCAATTGTGATACCTGTTCTTTAATCAATTGGACTGGACCGAGAATTAATGGAGATACATTGGTTGAATTAACCTTAACTGAATTTATCGGTGGGAGCTGCGCACTGAAACACATTTATCAAATTTTGAATGTAAAACATCCATTTTCCAGGAAAGAAATTTATAAAATCTGTCCGGGAGAATCCGTCATGTTCAACGCAGGTTCACATACCAAATATAGATGGAGACAGGATCCTGATTTGAAACAAGGTTCTTATTCCCAAAATGTAGTGGTTGATACTTCAAAAACATATTATCTGGATTTTGAAGATGCTGTTTCATGTACAGGTACAGATACATTCTGTGTGATAAGCTATGACAAACCAGATGGACTCACGATAACAAATGATACTACAATCCTTTTCGGTACTGAGGTAATATTGGAAGTGATGGGAGGTATAGTAGAAAAATGGAGCCCAAGTTATGAGCTGAGTTGTATCGAGTGCAACAAAGTTGTCGCATCACCAAAATTCAATACACTTTATCAAGCTCAGGTCAGAGATAGTAATAATTGTTTTCATACACTGAATGTTGCGATAATGGTTGTTCGACCGGAATGTGATACACTGTCGCTATTTGTTCCCAATGCGTTTTCACCCAATGGAGATACACACAATGACAAGTTTTATGTCCGAGGGCAAAATTTCGAGAAAATTTTACTCGTCGTGTACAATCGCTGGGGTCAGAAAGTCTTTGAAACTCAAGATCCTCAATTTGGCTGGGATGGAACATATAAAGGTGAACCACTGGGTCCTGATGTGTTCGGTTATTGCGTTGAAGCGTATTGCTTTGGTGGCCTCAAAATTGTGCGTCGAGGCAACGTGACCTTGCTAAAATAGTATACATCTGAAAGCAATTGTGTGAGTAGCCACTTTCAGGTGGTCTGGCACAATTTGAAAACTTATTTGCATCTTTGCGCCTCAAAATGAAATTCACTTATGGAAAATTTGGTGTATATACTACCTGTATTTGGTTTAATAGGTCTCGTCTATATGGCCTATCTCTATTCTTGGGTTGCTAAGCAACCAGCAGGTGATTCAAAAATGATTGAAATTTCTGACAGCATCGCTGAAGGTGCTATGTCATTTCTCAAGGCAGAGTATCGCGTTTTGGCCATATTTGTGGTGATAGCCGGAGTAGCATTAGGGCTGCTCAGCACTCAGGTAGATTCTACCCACTGGTTGATTGTTGTTGCCTTTGTGCTTGGAGCATTGTTCTCGGTGTCGGCGGGTTATGTGGGGATGAAAATTGCTACCAAAGCAAATGTAAGGACTACTAATGCAGCGCGAACAAGTCTGAAGCAGGCTCTTAGAGTGTCGTTTAGAGGTGGCACTGTGATGGGATTGGGTGTTGCAGGTCTTGCTGTTTTGGGATTGAGTACTTTGTTTGCATTATTCTTTCAATATTATATGAATGGTGCCTGGTCCGAAGCTACGATCAAAGGTATCAACCGTATTCCTGTTGAGGCTATGAGTGTTATTCTTGAAGTTCTGGCGGGATTTTCTTTAGGAGCAGAGTCAATTGCTCTGTTTGCTCGTGTCGGAGGCGGTATTTACACTAAAGCAGCTGACGTAGGTGCTGATTTGGTAGGAAAAGTGGAAGCGGGAATTCCTGAGGATGATCCTAGAAACCCTGCTACGATTGCTGACAATGTTGGAAACAATGTGGGAGATGTTGCGGGAATGGGTGCAGACCTTTTCGGTTCTTATGTTGCAACCGTACTGGCTGCTATGGTGCTTGGGAACTATGTGATCAGAGATATGGGGGGAGCTGTCACAGATAATTTCGGCGGATTGGGACCTATTTTATTACCGATTTTGCTGGCAGGATTGGGAATAGTATTCTCTATTTTAGGCACTTTCCTTGTCAATGTCAATGACGATAATGCTCGTGAGCAAAAGGTACAATCAGCATTAAATTTAGGCAACTGGAGTTCAATCATATTGACAGCCATTGCTGCTTATTTTTGTATACACTGGATGCTTCCAATGGAGATGAAGATGAATTTCTTCGGCAAGGGTTTGCTATCCGTAACTCCAAATGACGTATTCTTTGCAGTCGTCATTGGACTATTTGTCGGAGGTGCTATCTCTTTTTTAACTGAACATTACACAGGATTGGGAAAAGGTCCTGTAAATGATATTGTTCAAAAATCAGGAACCGGTGCGGCCACCAATATTATAGGTGGATTGAGCAATGGTATGTTGAGCACTGCGGGTCCGGTGCTGTTGTTTGCTGCAGCGATCTGGGGTGCATATACCTTGGCCGGATTTTACGGAGTGGCAATAGCAGCCTCCGCAATGATGGCTACAACAGCCATGCAATTGGCTATAGACGCATTTGGTCCGATAGCTGACAATGCAGGTGGAATTGCCGAAATGAGTGAGCTTCCCAAAGAAGTTCGCACCAAGACAGACATTCTCGATTCAGTAGGAAATACTACTGCAGCCATCGGCAAAGGATTTGCCATTGCCTCAGCGGCACTGACAGCTCTTGGTTTGTTTGCAGCCTATGTCACTTTTACGGGTATAGAAGGTATCAATATATTTAAAGCAGATGTACTGGCTGCACTGTTTGTAGGGGGTATGATACCCGTTGTGTTTTCTGCATTTGCTATGAGATCCGTCGGAAAAGCAGCTATGGATATGGTCAACGAAGTGAGAAGACAGTTCAGAGAGATTCCTGGTATTATGGAAGGTACGGGAAAACCTGAATACGGAAAGTGTGTGGAAATATCGACTCGTGCTGCCCTCAGAGAGATGATGTTGCCGGGATCGATCACTATAATCGTGCCGGTTATCATTGGTTTCGTTATGGGACCGGAAGCATTAGGCTCATATATGGCAGGAGTCTGCGTAAGTGGTGTTTTATGGGCTATTTTCCAAAATAATGCAGGTGGTGCATGGGACAATGCCAAGAAATCATTTGAGGCAGGAGTAGAGATCAATGGTCAGAAATTCTTCAAAGGCAGTGAGCCACATAAAGCGGCAGTGATAGGTGATACCGTAGGAGATCCTTTCAAAGATACCTCCGGCCCTTCAATGAATATACTCATAAAACTAACCTGTCTGGTTGGATTGACTATCGCTCCGATCCTTGGAAAAATATATGGCTCAGGACATCATTCAAGCATTGATTCTCCCAAACAGGAAATAAAGGCTACAGCTATTCAAGAGGGCAAAGAGCTAGCTCCACTGAAATAATGAGTCATTGCAGATAGTTTTTTCTTTCCGGATTAGCTTAAAAAAGCAGTAGGGTATCGGATTTGGTATAGAATAGTTTCTACTGAAAAGTCTATATTGCTCTCAAACTGTCAATGACATTGTAATGACAGCAGTAGTGCATTATTTGTAATTGCTTTTAGCCTATATTTGCAGCCTTTAAATCAAAAAAAATCATGAATATCAAATTTCTAATGAGTGCTCTAATCATAGCAAGCATTCTTTCCTCTTGCAGCAACATGGGTGGCGGCATGAAAAAAACCATCAACGGTCACCAGTATAAAATCACTGAGGATCAACCCGGAGAAACCATTAAAGAAGGTCAGTATGCCTACTTCACTTACAAAGTAAAAATTAAAGATTCATTGCTTTATGATTCTGAGTCAAATGCTCCTGTGATTAAAGCAAAAATGCCGAAATTAGAAAAGAAAGATCCTAAAAATTCTCAACCTATTGAGGAAGTGTTGACATTTATGTCCAAAGGAGATAAAGCGGTTGCCACTCAGGAACTCTTACCTGAATTTAAAAAGCAATTAGGTCTTCCGGAAACAGTGCAAAATCTGGATTTTGAAATCGCATTGGTTGATATTAAGTCAGAAGCTGATTACAATGCTGAAATGGAAGCTGAGAAAAAAATCAAGGACCAGAAAATGGAAGAGTTAAAAGCTCAACTGCCAACAATTGAAGCATTGGCGAAGAAAACACTCTCAGACTACAAATCCGGTGCTTTAAAATCCAAAATCATGAGTACTCCTAGTGGATTGCAGTACTATGTTCATGAAGAAGGCACTGGTGCACAACTTCAGGCAGGAAAGAATGCACACGTCAACTATTATGGTCTTTTAGTAAAAGAAGGTACAAAGTTCGACGATTCTTGGTCTAGAGGAGAGGTATTTAGTTTTCCTTTGGGTCAGGGACGAGTTATCCCAGGATGGGAAGAGGGTGTTTCTCTGATGAAAGAAGGTTCCAAAGTGAGCTTTTTCATTCCTGCTACACTTGCTTATGGTGAAAAAGAGAATGGGCCAATCCCTGCAAATTCGGAGTTGATGTTTTATATTGAGGCATACCCTGCTGCTAATTAATTCTGGGGTAATCCTGGTACAAAAATCTATCGATACATGAAAACGTATCACTACATACTGTTGGCTTTGTCCGTTTTTTTGTGGGCCTGCAAAAGTGAGTCCACTAAAAAAAGTTTAAATGGACTCGATTTTATTATCCATACACAAGGTAAAGGTCAGGCAATTAAGGATAAGGATTTTGTTTCGGTTCAGATGTACAACTATATTGGCGATTCGCTGATTAGCAGGCCTGCAAGCCCGGATGAGTTAAGCATCATTCAAGTCGTTCCACTGGTGAAGTCAGCATCTGCAGTAAATCCTGTCATGGAACTGATTCATCAGATGAAAGTAGGAGATAGTGCAAGTATTTATAAAGAATTACTGCCTTTGGAGCAGAGAGTTTACAATGCTGCCTCAGGAGATAGATTCAAATATACTGTCGTCGTAAAAGCCATTAAAACTCAGGAAGAAGTCCTTGCAGAGGAAATCAAAAAGAACCAGATGGCTCCTTCTGAGGAGAATGAAAAATTTCTAAATCCTGCAAACCGACAGGCTGCATCAGACGTTTGGCTGCAAATGCAACCCATACTGGAAGACTATAACCAGAAGAAATTGGGAAATAAACTGAAATCCACTTCATCGGGGCTCAAGTATGTTATTCTTGAAAATGGTAGCGGTGCTCCGGGGAAATCTGGAAATGTTGCAACTGTAAGTTACTATGGCGCTTTTTTGAAAGGATCGAGATTTGATGATTCTTATTCATTTGGCAAGCCAATCGAAGTAACTCTGGGGGCTAAAACAGTGATCCCAGGATGGGAAGAAGCTTTGACACTTTTTCCAAAAGGCACAAAAGCTTGTCTTTTTGTTCCGCCGCATCTGGCTTACGGAGAGAAAGGAAATCCACCGATTATTCCACCTAATGAAGAACTGATGTTTTTCATGGAGGTAGTGGATGTTAAATAAACTTTATTCAGTAAATTAAAAATCACACCATGACATTGGATCAATTAAAAGATCTCAAGCAAAGGCTCAGTGAGCTAAGGAGGTTTCTTTGACGTCGATAGGAAGAAACTCGAATTAGAAGATAAAGAACAACACACATTGGATCCAGACTTTTGGTCCAATGGTCCACGGGCAGAATTGATCATGAAAGAGATCAAATTCGCCAAAAATTGGCTCAGTTCCTTCAACAAGGCGCAGTCTGCCGTGGATGATATAGATGTCATATTGGAATTCGTAGATCTGGGAGAAGCGACTGAAGAGGAACTGGAAGAAAAGTACCAGCTTGCTCTGAAAGAAATGGAAGAGATCGAATTCAAATCTACATTAAACAAGCCCGAAGATGAGCTCAGTTGCTTTGTGGAGATCAATAGTGGTGCAGGAGGAACGGAAGCTTGCGATTGGTCTTCCATCTTACTGCGGATGTATAAAATGTGGGGAGAACGCAATGGATTTAAAGTATCAATAATTAACCAGCAGGATGGAGACGTCGCCGGAGTAAAAACGGCAGAATTAGAAATCAATGGAGATTTCGCATATGGAATGCTAAAAGGCGAAAATGGAGTACATCGTCTCGTCAGGGTGTCTCCCTTCAATGCACAAGGAAAGCGGATGACTTCCTTTTCATCAATATTTGTTCATCCCCTTGTGGATGACAGAATTGAAGTCCAAATCAACCCTGCAGATTTGGAATGGGATACCTTTCGTTCCAGTGGAGCGGGGGGACAGCATGTCAATAAAACAGAATCAGCAGTTAGGGTCAGACACTTGCCAAGTGGAATTGTGGTGGAATGCCAGCAAGAGCGATCACAGCACCAAAACAGAGACAAGGCAATGCAAGTGCTCAAGTCAAAACTTTACGAACGAGAGTTGCAGCGACAACTTGAGGAACGCGACAAAGTCGAAGCCACTAAAATGAAGAACGAATGGGGTTCCCAGATCAGATCATACGTTCTGGACGACCGTCGGGTAAAAGATCACCGTACCGGGTATCAGTCCTCCCAGACTGACGTTGTGCTAGATGGTTATATAGACGAATTTCTCAAAGCATATTTGATGCACAAAACTGTTGGTGCAGTGCAATCCGATCCGGATGAAGACTAAAACTTTTCAGAGTCCCTGAAGTCTTTGCTACCTGAATTACTCAACGAAGTGAGCCGGTCACTTTCAGAGGAATTATTTATTTGATAACTGTGTTTCCAAAGACTCCTTTTTTTCATTGAATGGCTCCATCATGCTTGATCATAAACTATGTC from Saprospiraceae bacterium includes these protein-coding regions:
- a CDS encoding sodium-translocating pyrophosphatase → MENLVYILPVFGLIGLVYMAYLYSWVAKQPAGDSKMIEISDSIAEGAMSFLKAEYRVLAIFVVIAGVALGLLSTQVDSTHWLIVVAFVLGALFSVSAGYVGMKIATKANVRTTNAARTSLKQALRVSFRGGTVMGLGVAGLAVLGLSTLFALFFQYYMNGAWSEATIKGINRIPVEAMSVILEVLAGFSLGAESIALFARVGGGIYTKAADVGADLVGKVEAGIPEDDPRNPATIADNVGNNVGDVAGMGADLFGSYVATVLAAMVLGNYVIRDMGGAVTDNFGGLGPILLPILLAGLGIVFSILGTFLVNVNDDNAREQKVQSALNLGNWSSIILTAIAAYFCIHWMLPMEMKMNFFGKGLLSVTPNDVFFAVVIGLFVGGAISFLTEHYTGLGKGPVNDIVQKSGTGAATNIIGGLSNGMLSTAGPVLLFAAAIWGAYTLAGFYGVAIAASAMMATTAMQLAIDAFGPIADNAGGIAEMSELPKEVRTKTDILDSVGNTTAAIGKGFAIASAALTALGLFAAYVTFTGIEGINIFKADVLAALFVGGMIPVVFSAFAMRSVGKAAMDMVNEVRRQFREIPGIMEGTGKPEYGKCVEISTRAALREMMLPGSITIIVPVIIGFVMGPEALGSYMAGVCVSGVLWAIFQNNAGGAWDNAKKSFEAGVEINGQKFFKGSEPHKAAVIGDTVGDPFKDTSGPSMNILIKLTCLVGLTIAPILGKIYGSGHHSSIDSPKQEIKATAIQEGKELAPLK
- a CDS encoding FKBP-type peptidyl-prolyl cis-trans isomerase; its protein translation is MNIKFLMSALIIASILSSCSNMGGGMKKTINGHQYKITEDQPGETIKEGQYAYFTYKVKIKDSLLYDSESNAPVIKAKMPKLEKKDPKNSQPIEEVLTFMSKGDKAVATQELLPEFKKQLGLPETVQNLDFEIALVDIKSEADYNAEMEAEKKIKDQKMEELKAQLPTIEALAKKTLSDYKSGALKSKIMSTPSGLQYYVHEEGTGAQLQAGKNAHVNYYGLLVKEGTKFDDSWSRGEVFSFPLGQGRVIPGWEEGVSLMKEGSKVSFFIPATLAYGEKENGPIPANSELMFYIEAYPAAN
- a CDS encoding FKBP-type peptidyl-prolyl cis-trans isomerase, with the translated sequence MKTYHYILLALSVFLWACKSESTKKSLNGLDFIIHTQGKGQAIKDKDFVSVQMYNYIGDSLISRPASPDELSIIQVVPLVKSASAVNPVMELIHQMKVGDSASIYKELLPLEQRVYNAASGDRFKYTVVVKAIKTQEEVLAEEIKKNQMAPSEENEKFLNPANRQAASDVWLQMQPILEDYNQKKLGNKLKSTSSGLKYVILENGSGAPGKSGNVATVSYYGAFLKGSRFDDSYSFGKPIEVTLGAKTVIPGWEEALTLFPKGTKACLFVPPHLAYGEKGNPPIIPPNEELMFFMEVVDVK
- the prfB gene encoding peptide chain release factor 2 (programmed frameshift) translates to MTLDQLKDLKQRLSELGGFFDVDRKKLELEDKEQHTLDPDFWSNGPRAELIMKEIKFAKNWLSSFNKAQSAVDDIDVILEFVDLGEATEEELEEKYQLALKEMEEIEFKSTLNKPEDELSCFVEINSGAGGTEACDWSSILLRMYKMWGERNGFKVSIINQQDGDVAGVKTAELEINGDFAYGMLKGENGVHRLVRVSPFNAQGKRMTSFSSIFVHPLVDDRIEVQINPADLEWDTFRSSGAGGQHVNKTESAVRVRHLPSGIVVECQQERSQHQNRDKAMQVLKSKLYERELQRQLEERDKVEATKMKNEWGSQIRSYVLDDRRVKDHRTGYQSSQTDVVLDGYIDEFLKAYLMHKTVGAVQSDPDED